The nucleotide sequence AGCCTGCCGTTCCGAAAAACCTATCTCGTTACTTTTACTGGATATAGATTATTTTAAAAAGTTTAACGATACCTACGGCCACCAAGCGGGTGATGAATGTATTCGTCAGGTTGCGGGGGTCCTAAAAAATACTGCGAGGCGAGCGGGAGATTTTCCTGCTCGTTACGGCGGAGAAGAGTTTGCCGTGATCTTGCCGGAAACGGATTCTGAAAAGGCTCTTATCGTTGCTGAAAATATTCGGACTCGCGTGCAAGAATTGAAGATCCCCCATGAAGGTTCCCCAACTTCCGAGTTCGTGTCCGTAAGTATCGGGATCAGCACTCGTATGTCCGGAAAAGATAAAGAAAGTAAAAAGTTTTTAGAAGAGGCGGATAAGGCTCTCTATAAATCCAAAGAAGGCGGACGAAATAGAAGTACTGTCTATAAAGAATAAACCCTTGGGTTTAGGCCGGATTGGGGTCTTATTTCCTCTTTTTTTCCCGAATTGTAATGAATCTCCTGCATTTTTTTTCCAAAATTGGAAATTTGTTTGCATCGCACTAAGTCTTATAACTTACTAAACGATATATAGAGATAGAAATGGTTATATTGGATAAAATAGTACAGGAATTCAAAAACAGGTTTTTTGAAACCGTGAAGGTTCCGGTGCAGGTGCATTCTTCTTCCGGGGACTTCCAAGCAACTTGGGAGGGCATCGAAGGCACGGCGCTTAGCTTTACCTTAGATCGTTTTCATCCCGATCCTGAGGGTAGCGACGCTGTGATCGAGATCCGCGTTCCGTTTTGGAAGGAACCCTTATTGTTTTCTGGAAAACTTTTGGATAAGAGAGTTGTGAAATCTAAATCTTCCGAAAGGATCACGGATACTGTTTTGGTATTCGAATCGGAACTTTCAGAATTTTTAAAGAAAAATCTTCCAAAGATAGATCTAACTCTTCCTAAAAAAAAGTGATCCTTATTTTTTAGGAAGATCCACTTCTAAGATCATCGCTGCATGATCGGAAAGGATCGGATCTTTTTTGACTGTAAGGTTTTTCAGTTTGGATTTGAGTTCCGGAGTCACGAAAAAGTAATCGATTCTCCATCCTTTGTTATTCCCTCTTGCTCCCGCTCGAAATGTCCACCAAGTGTATTCCTGCTTACTCGGATATAATTCCCTAAAACTGTCCACCCAACCCGTGGAAAGAAATTTAGTCACCCAGGCCCTTTCTTCCGGAAGAAAGCCGCTATTTTTTGCATTTCCTTTCGGATCGTGTATATCCATTTCGGTATGAGCGATATTCACATCCCCGCAAAGGATCAGGTTAGAATGTTTCTTTTTTAACTTTGCGGAAATTTTTAGGAATTCATCCAAGAATCTCATCTTCGCAGCTTGTCTCACATCACCCGTGGTTCCGGATGGAAAGTAAACGGTCCAGATGGCGTAGGAATCGAATTCCGCTAGGACACTTCTTCCTTCTTTATCAAATTCATCGAGGCCTAG is from Leptospira sp. WS58.C1 and encodes:
- a CDS encoding exodeoxyribonuclease III, encoding MKVFCLNCNGIRSAWGKGLGDVITTEKPDFVCFQETKAQPDQLSSEIWEKLGYKAYFHSAEKKGYSGVSLWTKQEPKKVTYGLGLDEFDKEGRSVLAEFDSYAIWTVYFPSGTTGDVRQAAKMRFLDEFLKISAKLKKKHSNLILCGDVNIAHTEMDIHDPKGNAKNSGFLPEERAWVTKFLSTGWVDSFRELYPSKQEYTWWTFRAGARGNNKGWRIDYFFVTPELKSKLKNLTVKKDPILSDHAAMILEVDLPKK